From the genome of Gorilla gorilla gorilla isolate KB3781 chromosome 4, NHGRI_mGorGor1-v2.1_pri, whole genome shotgun sequence, one region includes:
- the CEP131 gene encoding centrosomal protein of 131 kDa isoform X12: MKGTRAIGSVPERSPAGVDLSLTGLPPPVSRRPGSAATTKPIVRSVSVVTGSEQKRKALEATGPGGSRAINNLRRSNSTTQVSQPRSSSPRPTEPTDFLMLFEGSPSGKKRPASLSTAPSEKGATWNVLDDQPRGFTLPSNARSSSALDAPAGPRRKECTVALAPNFTANNRSNKGAVGNCVTTMVHNRYTPSERAPPLKSSNQTAPSLNNIIKAATCEGSESSGFGKPPKNVSSATHSARNNTGGSTGLPRRKEVTEEEAERFIHQVNQAAVTIQRWYRHQVQRRGAGAARLEHLLQAKREEQRQQSGEGTLLDLHQQKEAARRKAREEKARQARRAAIQELQQKRALRAQKASTAERGPPENPRETRVPGTRQPAQELSPTPGGTAHQALKANNAGPGDRCLPTSDSSPEPQQPPEDRTQDVLAQDAAGDNLEMMAPSRGSAKSRGPLEELLHTLQLLEKEPDPLPHPGTHHRGRYAWASEEDDASSLTTDNLEKFGKLSAFPEPPEDGTLLSEAKLQSIMSFLDEMEKSGQDQLDSQQEGWVPEAGPGPLELGSEVSTSVMRLKLEVEEKKQAMMLLQRALAQQRDLTVRRVKETEKALSRQLQRQREHYEATIQRHLAFIDQLIEDKKVLSGKCEAVVAELKQEDQRCTERVAQAQAQHELEIKKLKEIMSATEKARREKWISEKTKKIKEVTVRGLEPEIQKLIARHKQEVRRLKSLHEAELLQSDERASQRCLRQAEELREQLEREKEALGQQEHERARQRFQKHLEQEQWALQQQRQRLYSEVAEERERLGQQAARQRAELEELRQQLEESSSALTRALRAEFEKGREEQERRHQMELNTLKQQLELERQAWEAGRTRKEEAWLLNREQELREEIRKGRDKEIELVIHRLEADMALAKEESEKATESRIKRLRDKYEAELSELEQSERKLQERCSELKGQLGEAEGENLRLQGLVRQKERALEDAQAVNAQLSSERSNLAQVIRQEFEDRLAASEEETRQAKAELATLQARQQLELEEVHRRVKTALARKEEAVSSLRTQHEAAVKRADHLEELLEQHRRPTPSTK, translated from the exons GAGGCCACAGGGCCTGGGGGCTCCCGGGCCATCAACAACCTTAGAAGATCCAACAGCACCACGCAGGTCAGCCAGCCTCGGAGCAGCTCCCCCAG GCCAACGGAGCCCACGGACTTCCTGATGCTCTTCGAGGGCAGCCCCAGTGGGAAAAAGAGGCCGGCCAGCCTGAGCACAGCCCCCAGCGAGAAGGGAGCCACCTGGAACGTCCTG GATGACCAGCCCCGGGGCTTCACCTTGCCATCCAATGCCCGGAGTTCCAGTGCCCTTGACGCACCAGCAGGCCCGCGGAGGAAAGAATGCACCGTGGCCCTGGCCCCCAACTTCACTGCTAACAACAG GAGCAACAAGGGAGCAGTGGGCAACTGCGTCACCACCATGGTGCACAACCGCTACACCCCCTCGGAGAGGGCGCCTCCGCTCAAGAGCTCCAACCAGACTGCCCCCTCCCTCAA CAACATCATCAAGGCAGCCACCTGTGAGGGCAGTGAGAGCAGTGGCTTTGGGAAGCCGCCGAAGAATGTCTCCAGTGCCACCCACTCGGCCCGGAACAATACTGGGGGCAGCACGGGCTTGCCCAGGCGGAAGGAGGTGACGGAGGAGGAGGCTGAGAG GTTTATCCACCAGGTGAACCAGGCCGCTGTCACCATCCAGCGCTGGTACCGGCACCAGGTGCAGCGGCGCGGAGCAGGAGCTGCCCGCCTGGAGCACTTGCTGCAGGCCAAGCGGGAG GAGCAGCGGCAGCAGTCAGGCGAGGGGACCCTCTTGGACCTGCACCAGCAGAAAGAGGCAGCCAGGAGGAAGGCCCGAGAGGAGAAGGCGCGCCAAGCCAGGCGAGCAGCCATTCAG GAGCTGCAACAGAAACGAGCCCTGAGAGCCCAGAAGGCGAGCACTGCCGAGCGTGGGCCACCTGAGAATCCCAGGGAGACCAGAGTGCCAGGAACACGGCAGCCTGCTCAGGAGCTGTCCCCCACGCCAGGCGGCACTGCCCACCAGGCCCTCAAGGCCAACAACGCTG GCCCCGGAGACCGCTGCCTGCCCACCTCCGACTCATCCCCAGAACCACAGCAGCCTCCAGAGGACAGGACGCAG GACGTTCTTGCCCAGGATGCAGCTGGGGACAACCTGGAGATGATGGCCCCGAGCAGGGGGAGCGCCAAGTCCAGGGGGCCACTGGAGGAGCTGCTGCACACACTGCAGCTGCTGGAGAAGGAGCCGGACCCGCTGCCCCACCCCGGGACCCATCACAGGGGCAGATACGCCTGGGCCAGTGAG GAGGATGATGCTAGCTCTCTGACAACTGATAACTTGGAGAAATTTGGAAAACTCAGTGCGTTCCCCGAACCCCCTGAGGATGGGACGCTGCTCTCGGAGGCCAAGCTGCAAAGCATCATGAGCTTCTTGGACGAGATGGAGAAGTCTGGGCAGGACCAGCTGGACTCCCAGCAGGAG GGGTGGGTGCCAGAGGCGGGGCCGGGGCCCCTGGAGCTGGGGTCTGAGGTGAGCACGTCTGTGATGCGGCTGAAGCTGGAGGTGGAGGAGAAGAAGCAGGCCATGATGCTGCTGCAGAGGGCGCTG GCGCAGCAGCGAGACCTCACGGTCCGGCGGGTCAAGGAGACAGAGAAGGCGCTGAGCCGGCAGCTGCAGCGGCAGAGGGAGCACTACGAGGCCACCATCCAGCGGCACTTGGCCTTCATTGACCAG CTGATTGAAGACAAGAAGGTCCTGAGTGGGAAGTGCGAGGCTGTGGTGGccgagctgaagcaggaggaccagAGATGCACCGAGCGTGTGGCCCAGGCACAGGCGCAGCATGAGCTG GAGAttaaaaaactcaaagaaatcatGAGCGCCACCGAGAAAGCCCGCCGGGAGAAGTGGATCAGTGAGAAAACCAAGAAGATCAAGGAGGTCACTGTCCGAG GTCTGGAGCCTGAGATCCAGAAGCTGATCGCCAGGCACAAGCAGGAAGTGCGGAGGCTCAAGAGCCTGCACGAGGCGGAGCTGCTGCAGTCAGATGAGCGGGCCTCGCAGCGCTGCCTGCGCCAGGCCGAGGAGCTGCGGGAGCAGCTGGAGCGGGAGAAGGAGGCGCTGGGCCAGCAGGAGCACGAACGTGCTCGGCAGCG GTTCCAGAAGCACCTGGAGCAGGAGCAGTGGGCGCTGCAGCAGCAACGGCAGCGGCTGTACAGTGAGGTGGCTGAGGAGAGGGAGCGGCTGGGCCAGCAGGCAGCCAG GCAGCGGGCGGAGCTGGAAGAGCTGAGGCAGCAGCTGGAGGAGAGCAGCTCTGCACTGACCCGAGCCCTAAGGGCTGAGTTTGAGAAGGGCAGGGAGGAGCAAGAGCGCCGGCACCAG ATGGAGCTGAATACCCTGAAGCAGCAGCTGGAGCTGGAGAGGCAGGCGTGGGAGGCCGGCCGCACCAGGAAGGAG GAGGCGTGGCTGCTGAACCGGGAACAGGAGCTGAGGGAAGAAATCCGGAAAGGCCGGGACAAGGAGATTGAGCTGGTCATTCACCGGCTGGAGGCTGACATGGCGCTGGCCAAGGAGGAGAGTGAGAAGGCTACCGAGAGCCG CATCAAGCGCTTACGGGACAAGTACGAGGCAGAGCTCTCCGAGCTGGAGCAGTCGGAGCGGAAGCTTCAGGAGCGGTGCTCGGAGCTGAAGGGCCAGcttggggaggccgagggcgAGAATCTGCGTCTGCAGGGCCTTGTGCGGCAGAAGGAGCGGGCGCTGGAGGACGCGCAGGCG GTGAACGCGCAGCTTTCTAGCGAGCGCAGCAACCTGGCCCAGGTGATCCGCCAGGAGTTCGAGGACCGGCTGGCAGCCTCTGAGGAGGAGACGCGGCAGGCCAAGGCTGAGCTGGCCACGCTGCAGGCCCGCCAgcagctggagctggaggaggTGCACCGGAG GGTGAAGACAGCCCTCGCAAGGAAGGAGGAGGCCGTGAGCAGCCTCCGGACACAGCACGAG GCTGCGGTGAAGCGGGCCGACCACCTGGAGGAGCTGCTGGAGCAGCACAGGCGGCCCACGCCGAGTACCAAGTGA
- the CEP131 gene encoding centrosomal protein of 131 kDa isoform X5 translates to MKGTRAIGSVPERSPAGVDLSLTGLPPPVSRRPGSAATTKPIVRSVSVVTGSEQKRKALEATGPGGSRAINNLRRSNSTTQVSQPRSSSPRPTEPTDFLMLFEGSPSGKKRPASLSTAPSEKGATWNVLDDQPRGFTLPSNARSSSALDAPAGPRRKECTVALAPNFTANNRSNKGAVGNCVTTMVHNRYTPSERAPPLKSSNQTAPSLNNIIKAATCEGSESSGFGKPPKNVSSATHSARNNTGGSTGLPRRKEVTEEEAERFIHQVNQAAVTIQRWYRHQVQRRGAGAARLEHLLQAKREEQRQQSGEGTLLDLHQQKEAARRKAREEKARQARRAAIQELQQKRALRAQKASTAERGPPENPRETRVPGTRQPAQELSPTPGGTAHQALKANNADGGLPAAGPGDRCLPTSDSSPEPQQPPEDRTQDVLAQDAAGDNLEMMAPSRGSAKSRGPLEELLHTLQLLEKEPDPLPHPGTHHRGRYAWASEVTMEDDASSLTTDNLEKFGKLSAFPEPPEDGTLLSEAKLQSIMSFLDEMEKSGQDQLDSQQEGWVPEAGPGPLELGSEVSTSVMRLKLEVEEKKQAMMLLQRALAQQRDLTVRRVKETEKALSRQLQRQREHYEATIQRHLAFIDQLIEDKKVLSGKCEAVVAELKQEDQRCTERVAQAQAQHELEIKKLKEIMSATEKARREKWISEKTKKIKEVTVRGLEPEIQKLIARHKQEVRRLKSLHEAELLQSDERASQRCLRQAEELREQLEREKEALGQQEHERARQRFQKHLEQEQWALQQQRQRLYSEVAEERERLGQQAARQRAELEELRQQLEESSSALTRALRAEFEKGREEQERRHQMELNTLKQQLELERQAWEAGRTRKEAWLLNREQELREEIRKGRDKEIELVIHRLEADMALAKEESEKATESRIKRLRDKYEAELSELEQSERKLQERCSELKGQLGEAEGENLRLQGLVRQKERALEDAQAVNAQLSSERSNLAQVIRQEFEDRLAASEEETRQAKAELATLQARQQLELEEVHRRVKTALARKEEAVSSLRTQHEAAVKRADHLEELLEQHRRPTPSTK, encoded by the exons GAGGCCACAGGGCCTGGGGGCTCCCGGGCCATCAACAACCTTAGAAGATCCAACAGCACCACGCAGGTCAGCCAGCCTCGGAGCAGCTCCCCCAG GCCAACGGAGCCCACGGACTTCCTGATGCTCTTCGAGGGCAGCCCCAGTGGGAAAAAGAGGCCGGCCAGCCTGAGCACAGCCCCCAGCGAGAAGGGAGCCACCTGGAACGTCCTG GATGACCAGCCCCGGGGCTTCACCTTGCCATCCAATGCCCGGAGTTCCAGTGCCCTTGACGCACCAGCAGGCCCGCGGAGGAAAGAATGCACCGTGGCCCTGGCCCCCAACTTCACTGCTAACAACAG GAGCAACAAGGGAGCAGTGGGCAACTGCGTCACCACCATGGTGCACAACCGCTACACCCCCTCGGAGAGGGCGCCTCCGCTCAAGAGCTCCAACCAGACTGCCCCCTCCCTCAA CAACATCATCAAGGCAGCCACCTGTGAGGGCAGTGAGAGCAGTGGCTTTGGGAAGCCGCCGAAGAATGTCTCCAGTGCCACCCACTCGGCCCGGAACAATACTGGGGGCAGCACGGGCTTGCCCAGGCGGAAGGAGGTGACGGAGGAGGAGGCTGAGAG GTTTATCCACCAGGTGAACCAGGCCGCTGTCACCATCCAGCGCTGGTACCGGCACCAGGTGCAGCGGCGCGGAGCAGGAGCTGCCCGCCTGGAGCACTTGCTGCAGGCCAAGCGGGAG GAGCAGCGGCAGCAGTCAGGCGAGGGGACCCTCTTGGACCTGCACCAGCAGAAAGAGGCAGCCAGGAGGAAGGCCCGAGAGGAGAAGGCGCGCCAAGCCAGGCGAGCAGCCATTCAG GAGCTGCAACAGAAACGAGCCCTGAGAGCCCAGAAGGCGAGCACTGCCGAGCGTGGGCCACCTGAGAATCCCAGGGAGACCAGAGTGCCAGGAACACGGCAGCCTGCTCAGGAGCTGTCCCCCACGCCAGGCGGCACTGCCCACCAGGCCCTCAAGGCCAACAACGCTG ATGGTGGCCTCCCTGCTGCAGGCCCCGGAGACCGCTGCCTGCCCACCTCCGACTCATCCCCAGAACCACAGCAGCCTCCAGAGGACAGGACGCAG GACGTTCTTGCCCAGGATGCAGCTGGGGACAACCTGGAGATGATGGCCCCGAGCAGGGGGAGCGCCAAGTCCAGGGGGCCACTGGAGGAGCTGCTGCACACACTGCAGCTGCTGGAGAAGGAGCCGGACCCGCTGCCCCACCCCGGGACCCATCACAGGGGCAGATACGCCTGGGCCAGTGAGGTGACCATG GAGGATGATGCTAGCTCTCTGACAACTGATAACTTGGAGAAATTTGGAAAACTCAGTGCGTTCCCCGAACCCCCTGAGGATGGGACGCTGCTCTCGGAGGCCAAGCTGCAAAGCATCATGAGCTTCTTGGACGAGATGGAGAAGTCTGGGCAGGACCAGCTGGACTCCCAGCAGGAG GGGTGGGTGCCAGAGGCGGGGCCGGGGCCCCTGGAGCTGGGGTCTGAGGTGAGCACGTCTGTGATGCGGCTGAAGCTGGAGGTGGAGGAGAAGAAGCAGGCCATGATGCTGCTGCAGAGGGCGCTG GCGCAGCAGCGAGACCTCACGGTCCGGCGGGTCAAGGAGACAGAGAAGGCGCTGAGCCGGCAGCTGCAGCGGCAGAGGGAGCACTACGAGGCCACCATCCAGCGGCACTTGGCCTTCATTGACCAG CTGATTGAAGACAAGAAGGTCCTGAGTGGGAAGTGCGAGGCTGTGGTGGccgagctgaagcaggaggaccagAGATGCACCGAGCGTGTGGCCCAGGCACAGGCGCAGCATGAGCTG GAGAttaaaaaactcaaagaaatcatGAGCGCCACCGAGAAAGCCCGCCGGGAGAAGTGGATCAGTGAGAAAACCAAGAAGATCAAGGAGGTCACTGTCCGAG GTCTGGAGCCTGAGATCCAGAAGCTGATCGCCAGGCACAAGCAGGAAGTGCGGAGGCTCAAGAGCCTGCACGAGGCGGAGCTGCTGCAGTCAGATGAGCGGGCCTCGCAGCGCTGCCTGCGCCAGGCCGAGGAGCTGCGGGAGCAGCTGGAGCGGGAGAAGGAGGCGCTGGGCCAGCAGGAGCACGAACGTGCTCGGCAGCG GTTCCAGAAGCACCTGGAGCAGGAGCAGTGGGCGCTGCAGCAGCAACGGCAGCGGCTGTACAGTGAGGTGGCTGAGGAGAGGGAGCGGCTGGGCCAGCAGGCAGCCAG GCAGCGGGCGGAGCTGGAAGAGCTGAGGCAGCAGCTGGAGGAGAGCAGCTCTGCACTGACCCGAGCCCTAAGGGCTGAGTTTGAGAAGGGCAGGGAGGAGCAAGAGCGCCGGCACCAG ATGGAGCTGAATACCCTGAAGCAGCAGCTGGAGCTGGAGAGGCAGGCGTGGGAGGCCGGCCGCACCAGGAAGGAG GCGTGGCTGCTGAACCGGGAACAGGAGCTGAGGGAAGAAATCCGGAAAGGCCGGGACAAGGAGATTGAGCTGGTCATTCACCGGCTGGAGGCTGACATGGCGCTGGCCAAGGAGGAGAGTGAGAAGGCTACCGAGAGCCG CATCAAGCGCTTACGGGACAAGTACGAGGCAGAGCTCTCCGAGCTGGAGCAGTCGGAGCGGAAGCTTCAGGAGCGGTGCTCGGAGCTGAAGGGCCAGcttggggaggccgagggcgAGAATCTGCGTCTGCAGGGCCTTGTGCGGCAGAAGGAGCGGGCGCTGGAGGACGCGCAGGCG GTGAACGCGCAGCTTTCTAGCGAGCGCAGCAACCTGGCCCAGGTGATCCGCCAGGAGTTCGAGGACCGGCTGGCAGCCTCTGAGGAGGAGACGCGGCAGGCCAAGGCTGAGCTGGCCACGCTGCAGGCCCGCCAgcagctggagctggaggaggTGCACCGGAG GGTGAAGACAGCCCTCGCAAGGAAGGAGGAGGCCGTGAGCAGCCTCCGGACACAGCACGAG GCTGCGGTGAAGCGGGCCGACCACCTGGAGGAGCTGCTGGAGCAGCACAGGCGGCCCACGCCGAGTACCAAGTGA
- the CEP131 gene encoding centrosomal protein of 131 kDa isoform X1 produces MKGTRAIGSVPERSPAGVDLSLTGLPPPVSRRPGSAATTKPIVRSVSVVTGSEQKRKALEATGPGGSRAINNLRRSNSTTQVSQPRSSSPRPTEPTDFLMLFEGSPSGKKRPASLSTAPSEKGATWNVLDDQPRGFTLPSNARSSSALDAPAGPRRKECTVALAPNFTANNRSNKGAVGNCVTTMVHNRYTPSERAPPLKSSNQTAPSLNNIIKAATCEGSESSGFGKPPKNVSSATHSARNNTGGSTGLPRRKEVTEEEAERFIHQVNQAAVTIQRWYRHQVQRRGAGAARLEHLLQAKREEQRQQSGEGTLLDLHQQKEAARRKAREEKARQARRAAIQELQQKRALRAQKASTAERGPPENPRETRVPGTRQPAQELSPTPGGTAHQALKANNADGGLPAAGPGDRCLPTSDSSPEPQQPPEDRTQDVLAQDAAGDNLEMMAPSRGSAKSRGPLEELLHTLQLLEKEPDPLPHPGTHHRGRYAWASEVTMEDDASSLTTDNLEKFGKLSAFPEPPEDGTLLSEAKLQSIMSFLDEMEKSGQDQLDSQQEGWVPEAGPGPLELGSEVSTSVMRLKLEVEEKKQAMMLLQRALAQQRDLTVRRVKETEKALSRQLQRQREHYEATIQRHLAFIDQLIEDKKVLSGKCEAVVAELKQEDQRCTERVAQAQAQHELEIKKLKEIMSATEKARREKWISEKTKKIKEVTVRGLEPEIQKLIARHKQEVRRLKSLHEAELLQSDERASQRCLRQAEELREQLEREKEALGQQEHERARQRFQKHLEQEQWALQQQRQRLYSEVAEERERLGQQAARQRAELEELRQQLEESSSALTRALRAEFEKGREEQERRHQMELNTLKQQLELERQAWEAGRTRKERVSPQEAWLLNREQELREEIRKGRDKEIELVIHRLEADMALAKEESEKATESRIKRLRDKYEAELSELEQSERKLQERCSELKGQLGEAEGENLRLQGLVRQKERALEDAQAVNAQLSSERSNLAQVIRQEFEDRLAASEEETRQAKAELATLQARQQLELEEVHRRVKTALARKEEAVSSLRTQHEAAVKRADHLEELLEQHRRPTPSTK; encoded by the exons GAGGCCACAGGGCCTGGGGGCTCCCGGGCCATCAACAACCTTAGAAGATCCAACAGCACCACGCAGGTCAGCCAGCCTCGGAGCAGCTCCCCCAG GCCAACGGAGCCCACGGACTTCCTGATGCTCTTCGAGGGCAGCCCCAGTGGGAAAAAGAGGCCGGCCAGCCTGAGCACAGCCCCCAGCGAGAAGGGAGCCACCTGGAACGTCCTG GATGACCAGCCCCGGGGCTTCACCTTGCCATCCAATGCCCGGAGTTCCAGTGCCCTTGACGCACCAGCAGGCCCGCGGAGGAAAGAATGCACCGTGGCCCTGGCCCCCAACTTCACTGCTAACAACAG GAGCAACAAGGGAGCAGTGGGCAACTGCGTCACCACCATGGTGCACAACCGCTACACCCCCTCGGAGAGGGCGCCTCCGCTCAAGAGCTCCAACCAGACTGCCCCCTCCCTCAA CAACATCATCAAGGCAGCCACCTGTGAGGGCAGTGAGAGCAGTGGCTTTGGGAAGCCGCCGAAGAATGTCTCCAGTGCCACCCACTCGGCCCGGAACAATACTGGGGGCAGCACGGGCTTGCCCAGGCGGAAGGAGGTGACGGAGGAGGAGGCTGAGAG GTTTATCCACCAGGTGAACCAGGCCGCTGTCACCATCCAGCGCTGGTACCGGCACCAGGTGCAGCGGCGCGGAGCAGGAGCTGCCCGCCTGGAGCACTTGCTGCAGGCCAAGCGGGAG GAGCAGCGGCAGCAGTCAGGCGAGGGGACCCTCTTGGACCTGCACCAGCAGAAAGAGGCAGCCAGGAGGAAGGCCCGAGAGGAGAAGGCGCGCCAAGCCAGGCGAGCAGCCATTCAG GAGCTGCAACAGAAACGAGCCCTGAGAGCCCAGAAGGCGAGCACTGCCGAGCGTGGGCCACCTGAGAATCCCAGGGAGACCAGAGTGCCAGGAACACGGCAGCCTGCTCAGGAGCTGTCCCCCACGCCAGGCGGCACTGCCCACCAGGCCCTCAAGGCCAACAACGCTG ATGGTGGCCTCCCTGCTGCAGGCCCCGGAGACCGCTGCCTGCCCACCTCCGACTCATCCCCAGAACCACAGCAGCCTCCAGAGGACAGGACGCAG GACGTTCTTGCCCAGGATGCAGCTGGGGACAACCTGGAGATGATGGCCCCGAGCAGGGGGAGCGCCAAGTCCAGGGGGCCACTGGAGGAGCTGCTGCACACACTGCAGCTGCTGGAGAAGGAGCCGGACCCGCTGCCCCACCCCGGGACCCATCACAGGGGCAGATACGCCTGGGCCAGTGAGGTGACCATG GAGGATGATGCTAGCTCTCTGACAACTGATAACTTGGAGAAATTTGGAAAACTCAGTGCGTTCCCCGAACCCCCTGAGGATGGGACGCTGCTCTCGGAGGCCAAGCTGCAAAGCATCATGAGCTTCTTGGACGAGATGGAGAAGTCTGGGCAGGACCAGCTGGACTCCCAGCAGGAG GGGTGGGTGCCAGAGGCGGGGCCGGGGCCCCTGGAGCTGGGGTCTGAGGTGAGCACGTCTGTGATGCGGCTGAAGCTGGAGGTGGAGGAGAAGAAGCAGGCCATGATGCTGCTGCAGAGGGCGCTG GCGCAGCAGCGAGACCTCACGGTCCGGCGGGTCAAGGAGACAGAGAAGGCGCTGAGCCGGCAGCTGCAGCGGCAGAGGGAGCACTACGAGGCCACCATCCAGCGGCACTTGGCCTTCATTGACCAG CTGATTGAAGACAAGAAGGTCCTGAGTGGGAAGTGCGAGGCTGTGGTGGccgagctgaagcaggaggaccagAGATGCACCGAGCGTGTGGCCCAGGCACAGGCGCAGCATGAGCTG GAGAttaaaaaactcaaagaaatcatGAGCGCCACCGAGAAAGCCCGCCGGGAGAAGTGGATCAGTGAGAAAACCAAGAAGATCAAGGAGGTCACTGTCCGAG GTCTGGAGCCTGAGATCCAGAAGCTGATCGCCAGGCACAAGCAGGAAGTGCGGAGGCTCAAGAGCCTGCACGAGGCGGAGCTGCTGCAGTCAGATGAGCGGGCCTCGCAGCGCTGCCTGCGCCAGGCCGAGGAGCTGCGGGAGCAGCTGGAGCGGGAGAAGGAGGCGCTGGGCCAGCAGGAGCACGAACGTGCTCGGCAGCG GTTCCAGAAGCACCTGGAGCAGGAGCAGTGGGCGCTGCAGCAGCAACGGCAGCGGCTGTACAGTGAGGTGGCTGAGGAGAGGGAGCGGCTGGGCCAGCAGGCAGCCAG GCAGCGGGCGGAGCTGGAAGAGCTGAGGCAGCAGCTGGAGGAGAGCAGCTCTGCACTGACCCGAGCCCTAAGGGCTGAGTTTGAGAAGGGCAGGGAGGAGCAAGAGCGCCGGCACCAG ATGGAGCTGAATACCCTGAAGCAGCAGCTGGAGCTGGAGAGGCAGGCGTGGGAGGCCGGCCGCACCAGGAAGGAG CGCGTGTCCCCCCAGGAGGCGTGGCTGCTGAACCGGGAACAGGAGCTGAGGGAAGAAATCCGGAAAGGCCGGGACAAGGAGATTGAGCTGGTCATTCACCGGCTGGAGGCTGACATGGCGCTGGCCAAGGAGGAGAGTGAGAAGGCTACCGAGAGCCG CATCAAGCGCTTACGGGACAAGTACGAGGCAGAGCTCTCCGAGCTGGAGCAGTCGGAGCGGAAGCTTCAGGAGCGGTGCTCGGAGCTGAAGGGCCAGcttggggaggccgagggcgAGAATCTGCGTCTGCAGGGCCTTGTGCGGCAGAAGGAGCGGGCGCTGGAGGACGCGCAGGCG GTGAACGCGCAGCTTTCTAGCGAGCGCAGCAACCTGGCCCAGGTGATCCGCCAGGAGTTCGAGGACCGGCTGGCAGCCTCTGAGGAGGAGACGCGGCAGGCCAAGGCTGAGCTGGCCACGCTGCAGGCCCGCCAgcagctggagctggaggaggTGCACCGGAG GGTGAAGACAGCCCTCGCAAGGAAGGAGGAGGCCGTGAGCAGCCTCCGGACACAGCACGAG GCTGCGGTGAAGCGGGCCGACCACCTGGAGGAGCTGCTGGAGCAGCACAGGCGGCCCACGCCGAGTACCAAGTGA